The following proteins are co-located in the Larimichthys crocea isolate SSNF chromosome XXIV, L_crocea_2.0, whole genome shotgun sequence genome:
- the LOC104922149 gene encoding 5'-nucleotidase, producing the protein MSLWMSLRGLLTSLCLSLLLNCPGTVSTFEVTLLHTNDNHARIEETSVDSGKCSSSGPCFAGVARRFTKVSEIRRKEKNVLFLDAGDQFQGTVWFNYYKGAEAAHFMNNLGYDVMAFGNHEFDNGVEGLIQPFLQNVNCSVVSANIKADQTLAAKLSGYYKPYTILNVGSEKVAVVGYTTKETPSLSMPGQHLKFEDEVATLQVQVAKLETMGYNKIIALGHSGFDVDQDIAKRVRGVDVVIGGHTNTFLYTGNPPSTEVPEGPYPFMVRSNDGRDVPVVQAYAFGKYLGYLKVTFDDAGNVKKAVGNPILMDNSIPQDPGFLADIENWKKDLAQYSSQYVGQTLVYLNGTFEECRFRECNLGNLICDAMIYYNLKESGDLPWNHVGICMLNSGAIRTAIDERYKNGSITMEEILTVLPFGGTFDLVQLKGSTVKKAFEHSIHRYGSMSGEFLQVSGIHVEYDLSKPVDQRVVSLSMLCTDCRVPKYEPLDPEKTYTVVMPSYIVGGGDGYAMIKEELLKHNTGDMDIAVLSKYISDMKRVYPAVEGRITFRNSAVFTAHSLVLLLLGLCLSLIL; encoded by the exons ATGAGCCTCTGGATGTCCCTGCGCGGTCTCTTgacctctctctgcctctctctgcttttaaaCTGTCCGGGCACAGTGTCGACTTTTGAAGTGACACTGCTTCACACCAACGACAACCATGCACGGATCGAGGAGACCAGCGTGGACTCGGGAAAGTGTTCATCCAGCGGTCCTTGCTTCGCTGGGGTCGCCAGGCGGTTCACTAAAGTGTCGGAGATCCGACGAAAGGAGAAGAACGTGTTGTTTCTGGATGCAGGAGACCAGTTTCAAGGAACTGTCTGGTTCAACTACTACAAAGGCGCCGAAGCTGCACACTTCATGAACAATCTTGGATATGATGTTATG GCTTTTGGGAACCATGAGTTTGACAACGGGGTGGAGGGTCTTATCCAGCCCTTCCTCCAGAATGTAAATTGCTCTGTGGTGAGTGCCAACATAAAGGCTGACCAGACTCTGGCCGCAAAGCTCAGTGGCTACTACAAGCCTTACACAATCCTAAACGTGGGCTCAGAGAAAGTGGCTGTGGTGGGCTACACCACTAAAGAAACCCCTTCCTTATCTATGCCAG GCCAACACCTAAAGTTTGAGGATGAGGTGGCAACACTTCAGGTTCAGGTTGCAAAACTGGAAACTATGGGCTACAATAAGATCATAGCCTTGGGACACTCTGGTTTTGACGTGGATCAAGACATCGCCAAGCGTGTGAGAGGGGTTGATGTTGTTATCGGAGGACACACCAACACATTCCTCTATACTG GAAATCCCCCATCCACTGAAGTGCCAGAAGGTCCATATCCTTTCATGGTGAGGTCTAACGATGGGAGAGACGTGCCGGTGGTCCAGGCTTATGCTTTTGGGAAATATCTTGGATACCTGAAGGTTACCTTTGATGACGCTGGAAATGTGAAAAAGGCTGTTGGAAACCCCATCCTAATGGACAACAGCATACCTCAag ATCCGGGTTTCCTTGCTGACATTGAGAACTGGAAGAAAGACCTGGCTCAGTACTCCTCACAGTATGTCGGACAAACCTTAGTATACCTCAATGGGACGTTTGAAGAGTGCCGATTTCGAGAGTGTAACCTTGGAAACCTGATCTGTGACGCTATG ATTTATTACAATCTAAAGGAATCAGGTGATCTGCCGTGGAATCACGTGGGCATATGTATGCTGAACAGCGGTGCCATACGGACAGCTATAGATGAGCGCTACAAAAACG GTTCCATAACTATGGAGGAGATCCTTACCGTCTTACCGTTTGGAGGAACCTTTGACTTGGTCCAGTTAAAAGGATCAACAGTGAAAAAGGCTTTTGAACACTCCATTCACAGATATGGATCCATGTCTGGAGAATTTCTTCAAGTGTCAG GCATTCACGTAGAGTATGACCTCTCCAAACCAGTGGACCAGCGTGTAGTGTCTTTGTCCATGCTCTGCACTGACTGCCGTGTGCCCAAGTACGAACCATTAGACCCGGAGAAGACGTACACCGTGGTCATGCCTTCATACATAGTGGGCGGAGGTGATGGCTATGCCATGATTAAAGAGGAGTTACTCAAGCATAACACAG GTGATATGGATATTGCAGTCTTATCCAAATACATCTCGGATATGAAGCGTGTGTACCCGGCAGTGGAAGGTCGGATCACGTTCAGGAACTCAGCTGTCTTCACAGCCCACAGccttgttttgttgctgctgggTTTATGTCTGTCCCTGATCCTCTGA
- the htr1b gene encoding 5-hydroxytryptamine receptor 1B — translation MESSGQVEPTQPVNTTNDSFVTDSSTVDVSADSLVYQISLAVILSVITLATTLSNAFVIATISQSKKLQTPANFLIASLAITDLLVSILVMPICVLYTVIHTWTLGQIVCDIWLSSDITCCTASILHLCVIALDRYWAITDAVEYSKKRTMGRAAGMVATAWVIAISISLPPLFWRQVKAEELTSCSVNTDHIFYTIYSTFGAFYIPTLLLIVLYGRIYVEARKRILKQSPKKVGKRLTSAHLVTNSPGSVASTTSLQCGRHDTQSSDTGSSTSENQVKVTVSDALLEKKRISAARERKATKTLGIILGAYIVCWLPFFIYTLVVATCDTCFNPELFDFFTWLGYLNSLINPIIYTMSNEDFKKAFHKLVRFRCCRS, via the coding sequence ATGGAGAGCTCCGGTCAAGTCGAGCCAACTCAGCCGGTGAACACCACAAACGACAGTTTTGTTACAGATTCATCCACTGTGGATGTCAGCGCAGATAGTCTCGTCTATCAGATCAGTCTGGCGGTGATTCTCTCCGTTATAACACTCGCCACCACTTTATCCAATGCGTTCGTCATTGCAACAATCTCCCAGTCGAAGAAACTGCAAACTCCTGCGAACTTTCTAATCGCCTCTCTGGCCATCACCGACCTCCTGGTGTCCATTCTGGTGATGCCCATCTGCGTCCTGTACACGGTCATCCACACCTGGACGTTGGGGCAAATCGTGTGCGACATTTGGCTCTCCTCGGACATAACGTGTTGCACGGCGTCTATCCTCCATCTGTGCGTAATTGCTTTGGATAGGTACTGGGCCATCACGGACGCGGTGGAGTACTCCAAAAAGCGCACGATGGGACGCGCGGCCGGGATGGTGGCCACAGCCTGGGTCATCGCCATCTCCATCTCCCTGCCTCCTCTCTTCTGGAGGCAAGTGAAGGCGGAGGAGCTGACCAGCTGCAGCGTCAACACGGATCATATCTTCTACACCATCTACTCGACCTTTGGGGCTTTCTACATCCCCACTTTGCTGCTTATTGTACTGTACGGACGGATATACGTCGAGGCTCGGAAACGGATCCTGAAGCAGTCCCCCAAGAAGGTGGGGAAGAGACTCACCTCGGCGCACCTGGTCACCAACTCCCCTGGATCCGTGGCGTCCACAACCTCTCTGCAGTGCGGGAGGCACGACACCCAATCTAGCGACACCGGGTCCTCAACAAGCGAGAACCAGGTGAAAGTGACGGTGTCGGACGCGCTTTTGGAGAAAAAACGCATTTCAGCagccagagaaagaaaagcgaCAAAGACTTTGGGGATAATCCTCGGCGCGTATATTGTTTGCTGGttgccattttttatttacacattagTGGTGGCCACATGTGACACATGTTTTAACCCCGAGTTATTTGACTTTTTCACCTGGTTGGGATATCTGAACTCCCTCATCAACCCGATCATATACACCATGTCCAACGAGGACTTCAAAAAAGCTTTCCATAAACTTGTGCGcttcagatgctgcaggtcaTGA